The following DNA comes from Odocoileus virginianus isolate 20LAN1187 ecotype Illinois chromosome 26, Ovbor_1.2, whole genome shotgun sequence.
GCAGCATGCAGCTGGCAGGAGGGGGCTGTGAAGGGCCCACCCCTGCAGGGACaccttcccccaaccccaccctgggCAAGGGCCAAAGCTCACCAGCAGCCACAACGAGGagacactgtttaaaaaaaattcacacactGTGAAGCCGGCCCACTGCCCCAAGGTCAAGATCTCAAGGCACCTGCCCTTGGGGCTACTTGTTCACCCCAGGGGCCTAGTGTCTGGGCTGCTCTataaagtggggagggggtgcttACCCCACTCTCAGAAATAAAGCAAGTGCCTCAAGTGTCCAGATGGGAGAGTCCCGACCTCgggggcagcctgggtgggaggagaTGATGCAGGTGTGGCAGCGATTATCTGCCCTTGATGAAGCCCTCCAGCACACGGTCACTGCGCTCTGACAACCAATAGCCAGTCATGGCTGCCACAGCTCCAATGAAGATGGCGGTAAAGACCAAGTCGCCCTTGGCGGCCAGTGTGGCCAGAGCGCAGATGATGACACCAAAGAACATCTGCTGCAGCACCACCAGCTCGTCCTCCGTCATCTCCGAGAAGAAGCCTGCTGACTCTGAGCAAGAGAAGCGCCCGTCACTCATTTCCTCTTTCTGGAGCCTCCTACATGCCTGATCATCGCTGCCACATACATGCCCGCTGGGCATGCCAGCACACGGCGTCATTCACTGCTGAGAACAACTCCCAGATGGGCTATTATCTATGTTTCACTAAATggaaaactgaggtgcagagaggtcTGCCCAAGGCCATGTGAGACAGTCATGTCAGAGCATGTGTACAAGCCCGGCTCCAGAGTCAGAGCACCTGGATTTGacacccagctctgccacctgctTACCTTGGGGCCCTGGGTGAGCTGTTTCATCTCTGTGTCCCCTGTTTCCACTACACAGAGTGGGGATGAGAATAAGACCTATCACATGGGGTTTGTTTTAGGGGTGAAATCAGTCAATATGTACAACATGCCTGGAACAGCATGTGACATGTAGTTCGAGACCATGGAAGTGGTCACTATCACCATCACTCTGATTGTCCTTCGTCTCATCACACCCACAGCTTACAACAGCCTTCAGCAGCTGGGCAAGGACAGATGGGGAAAGAGGCTTGGGGAAGCAGAATGATTTGATGCCAAGTCAGATTTCCTTTCTACCCTGGGAAGGGTGAGGCCACCAAAGGCCAGCCTGGGAGGTGGGGTTCTTGTGCCAGGGCAGCCTCGtgaaggggtggggaagggaaggtcTGCAGCTGCCCAGGTGAGGGGCTTGCCGGCCCTCCTCCTGTATGGGAAactcccctccccaggctcctgggGCTCACCTGGGATCTGCTCCTTCACACAGATGCCTTCCATTTGTTTGTAGCCGTCGGCACAGACGCAGCGGTAACTGCCCTCGGCATTCTCACATTGCTGGTTCTCTCCCGGGCACACCGCCGTCTCGCACTCGTCCACATCTTGAAGGGGGGCAAGGAGGGCTCAGAGCCCTGACCGCCAGGGTCCCATCTCACTCACATCCTGACACCCCGCTGCCCTGGCCCAGGCAACATTCCGCCCTTCCTTCCCACACCCCGTCCACAGTCCAGCCCCTGTCGATTCGTGGTGGGCAAGGCGCTCGTGGGTGGCAGGACACTCACCGAGACACTTGGAGCCCACCTGCTGGTAGCCAGGGCTACACTTCTTACAGCGGCCGGGTCCCGCCCCCATGCAGCCCAGGCAGGCCTTGGCACAGTCTGGAGGGAGAGACATGAGGGCGAGCTGCCCGTGGGCCTGGGGGAGCGCTGCTCCAGAAGGGACCTAGGGTGGAGGGGTTGGGGCGCCTGGGAAGGCAGCGGTTTGTGGGCAAAGGCGTCAGGcagccccgcccacccccccacAGCTGTCCCCAGAAGACAGGGGCAGACACTCACCCCGGCACTCGTAGGAGCCCTCCGTGTTCACACAGAACTGGTCGGCCCCGCAGCTGGCTCGCTCCGTGCCGCATTCGTCAATGTCTGCCAAGAGGCCGGCAGGGTGGGGACTTCAACCCCATTTCACCCACAGGGGAGCTGAGGCCAGGGTGGGGGGAAAGGACCTGCCCGGGCTCAAAGAGTGTGGCTGAGACAGCAGGCTGTCCGCCACCACAGACACAGGGGTGCAGCTGGACTCGGGCTGGCCAACTGGAGACTACTGGTTTTCAACTTAGTGGCTAACTGTGGCTGTGGGACCGAGTTTTTTGCTAGCGGGATGCAGACAAAAGTGACATGCTGCACTGTTCACTTGGCCATAAAACAATGGACTTAGATGCTCTGTGCCCTTTGTTCTCTACCTCACCTCTTCAGTGCCAGGTGGTGAGACAAAGAGGTGCCCATGATCCAGCCTCAGAGGAGGACTGCACAGGAAAACAGAAGGAATCCAGGTCCTAATGACCGTGATAAGCGGTCTGCTAGCCTGGACCACTGGCTTCAAGACTGATATGAGATCAAAATAAACCTCTATATTCACTAAGCCACAGTCTTTGGGGATCTTTCTGTTACAGCAGCTTAACCTTTACCCTCGTCTATCTAAATGATGAGACAGGGACCAAACTAAGTCTCGAACACAGGTTTCCCAACCCCAAGTTCCGTATCCTCATTCCCCTGGCTAACCCTTCTCCAATCTTCAAGACCAGACCCAAGCTGAcacctcctccaagaggcctTTCCTgattccccaccaccaccaaactgGATGAGACACATTTCCCGCTGTACAACAGTTGGTCTCTACTGAAAGTGCCTGGTTACTTTCCCGCTTTTCCACCCAGGTTGATATTTCTCTAAGAAGATGGAGACTGGATTGGTCGAGCCTAGAGATATGTGTGTTGATGGGGCACCAAGCCCTTGCCTGCCCTCCCAGACAGGGTGCCACTCACCTACACACTTGAGGTGATGCAGGGCCCAGCCCTTCTTGCACTGCAAACAGTGTGACTCCTCGGGTCCTGAGCAGCGGGCACAGGGGCCAAAACAAGCTGGCGCAATGGGGGAAGTATGAGGGTGGGCACACAGGCATCCCACTCACCCATGCCCGGCCCTGCGCCTCTGGGCTACCTACCCGAACATACCAGATGGCTGGCGTTGCGCTCCGCCTCAAAGTAGCCGAGGCCGCACTGGCCACAGGCCTCACCCCCGTAGCCAGCTTGGCAGTCACAGTGTCCGCTGCCCCCTCGAGTCCCTTCCCCTTCACAATGGCCGTAGCCACCGCAGGGCCGCTCCGCACCCCCAGGACAGGCTGTGGGCAGACACCGAACCAGGTGGGATCATAAATACAACATCTTATGTACAGAGTATTTTCCCCCATGTCAGTAAACGTTTTTGGAGAGGAAACCATTTTAACAATGCCATAATATTCTGTCATAAAACTTTATGAAATTTACTTAACCACTCCATTGTGGAATGGTTAGGTTAATCACAAATCTTTTCTTTTAGGAAGACTGCATTGCTCATCTTTGTTGCTAACTCTTTATATGTGCAGCTGCAAGAGAGATTTTTCTAAAAGGGGCTGGTAGTAAGTTCAGCTCCTGTCTCAGGACTGTGTGGAAAAAAAACTGGTGACAGCAGGGCCTTCAAGGCCTGTCCCTAAGAAGGTCATACCTTAATCCCTCAGTCCAGGCATGGGAAatgtggggctggggctgagagGATTTCTCAAATACATGACAGAAACCATGGTCCCATCTGACTCTGTCTAGCCCCGTATCTCTTTTCAGAGTCATTCCCCATTGATTTGCTCATCTCACCAACCAGCTCTGTGAGGCAGGTGAGAAGAGAGGTCCAGAGAAGTGATCTGAGGAGCCTGAGCTCACAGAGCCAGCCAGGGGCAGGGCCACGACTGGCCCCTGGCCCCAGCAGTTCCCTTCCAGCCCCCAAGAGGACCTGGAAAAACTCACGAAGGCAGGAGGGCCCGAAGGTGCCTGAGGGGCAGCAGAGCTTCAGGGAATCTGAGCAGAGCCACTGGAAGAGGTCGGGGGCTTCCTGCTGCCTGAGGTGGGGGGACAGTGCGGGGCTGAGACAGGGTCAGgtgctgcccaccccaccccccaccctcccacagcATCTGTGATACAGCCATTTTGGGCACAGGACCCAGAAGACCGCCCTCTTCTTGTCTGGCAGAGTTGTAGACTGCAGCTCAGAGAGGGAGCTTGGGTTCCCCAGGAGTCCTTGGCACGTGTGGGTTTGGAGGAAGGAGCCAAAGGAGGACATAGCCCCGAGCTCACCACCCCCTGCTTTACCAGCCGGCCTGGCCTGAGCCCCTCCCAGGAAGGCCCCCATCACTCACTTGTGAAACCACCAGCTCTCCACCAGCTCCTCACTCAGCTCCAGCAGGCGGTGGCACTCGAAGTCCGACTTGCTACACACGCCCTCAAGCACCTCTACCAGGCGGGTCTCACTGACGGGACAGGGGGAGATGGTAGGAACACTCTCCAGCCCACTGACTACCCTCCTTATAATCCCTTCCCCCACCTGGTGCCACAGTGTCAAAGGCCACAGGCCAAGAGGTACTAGTTTTGGGAGTCAGACAGATCTGGGTTCCAATCTAGTGGTGTGACCTCGGGCAGGTCATTTAACCTCTCCTGAgcatgttttctcatctgtaaaatggggacaatggcTCCCCTGCAGGTTTGCTGGAAAACAGCTCAGTCCCTGCATCTGCACAACAGAACATGATAGCCTTGCTTGGTAGATGTGGTTAAAAACATATCATGtaacaagtgctggcaaggatgtagagaaactggaaccctcctATATAGcaggtgggaatgaaaaatggtgcagccactgtggaaaccaTTCGGGAGTTTCTCCATAAGTTAAACATGGAATCACCATATGactcagtaattccactcctggatactttgccaaaagaatgcaaaacaggtgttcaaacaaaaacttgtacacaaccATTCACAGCAATACTACACACAGtagtcaaaaagtagaaacaacccaaatgtccatcaactgataaatggataaacaaatatgGTCTATTAACACAACAGAATATAACTAAGCcttaaaaagtaataaagtaCTGATATTTGCTACAAagtggatgaaccctgaaaacattatgctgagtgcaAGAAGCCGGACATAAAAGgccatattgtatgattccaacagAATcagcaaatccacagagacatatagcagatcagtggtttccagcaGCTGGGGGAAGAGAGAATGATGCTCCATGGAGATGGAGTTTCTTTTCTGGGGGATGAAATTGTTTGGGAACTAGATGATGGTAATAGTTGCAAAACACTGAATATACTAAAtgtatattctaaatatttaatatacattggTATATCTAATGGTAAATTTAtctaatggtaaattttatgttattgcattctacaataataaaaacaaatgtttaatgtATATACAATACAAAAAATGCATTACATTATGCTTAAAGggtctggcacagtgcctggcatataggaggtggtgacttaaaataaaaccaaaaaacaggAACCGTTATAGAGCTAGAGTTGCCCTTATGGTTACCGTGGTCAACACCTTCATtcccaaatgaggaaactgaggcccactgAGGGAAAGGAAAATGACCAATGTTACATAGTAACAAAACTTTTCTTTCTAGCGGTTTAATCACAGTTTAATCTTTACCACAATCATATAAAACTGGATTGACTTTAATACTCCCAATTTACGGATAAGGATGAGGATCAAAGGTGAAGTGATCTATCTTCCCGTAGGTACAAAGGATCACAACTGACAACATGGCCTAATTTCAAGCATGGCATTCCAATCCCTAATTAGACTTTGAAAAGCTAAAGGGTCTAGGACTAGGGCCTCTCCTCTGAATATAATCTCAtcttgggaggggggatcgggatggggaacacatgtaaatccatggctgattcatgtcaatgtatggcaaaaaccactacaatattgtaaagtaattagccttcaactaataaaaataaatggggagaaagaaaaaaaaatctcatcttgTTCCCTGGCTTTATAAACTGACTATATGTTGATGACTGTCAAATTCATGTTTCCAGCCCTATTTCTCCCCTGAACTCCTGACTCCTACATCTAACTCTACTTGACTATTTAATGGACGCTGCAGCCCAACATGTCCAATGAGAACACCTGATTCCATGCCTCCCCTAGACCCATTTATCTCATCTCAGAAAACAGTCCCACTATTCACCCAGTTGCTCAGGCCCCAAATGGAGTGAGCACCTTTTATTCCTTTCCTCTCACACCTCATAATGATTCCATCATCATGTCCTATCCTATCTGCAAAATAAACCCAGAAACTGACCCTTTTTTACCATATCCACCACTGCCAACAGGCCTAGTCTATGACCTAGCCTCCCAACTGGTCTTCCTGCtcctccaccacccccccccaccccccataatCTGTCCCTATGAGAGACCTTTTGTAGgtataaataaaactgttatcACTTCCCGGCTCCAAACCTTCCGATGACTTCCTGATATACTCAGAATAAAATCTAAATGTCTGTCTGTGACTTTCCGGgccctctgccttcatcttctgcCATTCTCCCTTCAGTTCACTCCAAATCCAACCGCTTCTCAAATACATCAAGCTCAGTCCCACTCTGTCCAAACCCTTTCCTGAACTGGTGCAGTCTACTTCTGCACCTCAGGTCTCTGTTCAAATGTCATACGCTGAATGCCATGTCTCCCACCAATCTGCAATCCATCCTGCTTCACCTGATAtgactttattaatttatttgggcttccctagtagctcagtggtaaagaatccgcttgctaatacaggagatgtggatttgattcctgggtcgggaagatcccctggagaagaaaggcaacccgctccagtattcttgcctgggaaatcccatgggtaaagcagcctggagggcttcagtccacggggttgcaaaagggtcagaagtgacttagtgattaaacaataacaacttaTCTATTCACTGTCTCCtctactagaatgtaaactccttGAAGGTGGGATTCTGATTGGCTTGTTTAGTGCTGTCCTGTATTCAGAGACATTGACCACGAGTCTCTAGGCCTCCACCAGCATAGCAGACTGGGATGTTAGGTATACAAACTCACCCCTCCAGCCTCTTTCTTACCTGTCTTTGTATTTGGACAACTTCTCTTCCTCCCAAGCAGTGTTTCCACCTCCAAAGTTGTCCCGGATGGTTCTCTCCAGGCCCTGGAAATGGAGAAAATTAGTAATATTAATAGCTAAGTACACTGCCTGGCACATTCCAGCACTTGTGTTTCACaaaccaggaaactgaggcagagaggcaaCCTGCCCAAGTCTATTCAAACAGCAAGTAACCAAGCTGGGACATGAGTCCATACAGACTTGTATCCCAGAGCTCCAAACTCTCAACCCCTGTGTTACAGTAGCTGGCCCCCTCCTCTTACATTGCTGATGCACCCACCTTGTTGAAGCTGTCAACCAGTCCCCGGCAGGTGTGACACGGATGGGGCTCAGTGTGGGGAGAAGATTGGGGAGGCACAGAAATTTGGACCCAGACCAGACCTGGGAAGCCAAGGAAGAGGCTCAGACCACAGAGCAGAGCTGGGGCTATGCCCCTTGAGGATCTTGGGGCCATCTTTTCCCAGGCTGGGGACCTGTAGACAGAGGATATGGGGAGGGTTCACTAGGGAAGCCAAGTGGGAAGGAAAAGGGTGGGTTCTGCGGTGCTGCGGGTCTGGGGGCCCAGATCTGTGTTATAAGAAAAGAAGGCTAGCCTGGGTTAAGTCCGAGGGAGGGGAGACAGTTAGGTAAAGGAAGCTATTCTAAAATTCCAGGACGGTAATAAGTTTATCCTCGCCACTGCGGGGGGAGATGGCCAGGATCCTCGGCAAGGAGGTAGGAGTCAGCCCATCGTTTTAGGGTCGGAATACGGTTCTAAAAGGCTGAATCAGCGGAATTGGAGAACTGGTCAGATTCCTAAATACTGCGGGAGAAGACTCCGGATGAACGGTCTTGGGGGGAGGAGTCCGGAAACCCGGtgtgggggagggtggaggagCCCGGATCCGGATATGAAGAGGTCAGGTCCAGGGCCTTCAGACGGCAAAGGCGTGGCCCACTAGCGGGCAAGGAAGGATCCAGATCCACATAGGCCGCGGAGGAGAAAGAGACGACCCACCCAGCCCGCGGCCGCCAGCAGCTCAGTCTTCCCAACGCAGCGGCTGCGTAAGACGTGCACCCGCCGCCTACTCCGCAGCCGGGAGGGGCGGAACCCACGCCACAGCCAATGACAGTGGGCCATGTGCTATTGCGTCACCCCATGCCAGCCAACCAGAGACGTCTCCGGACTGCACCTGTCCGGGAGTTAAAGGGGCGCGGGGATACCGGATGCTGGTAGTTTGGTGGACAGTCACTGAGGAGACACACTGGAGACACGGGTAGAAAAATAGCGTCTGACTTTATTCAAGTCCTGTCTCCTGCCTCAGGCCCCATCCCGCGTCCTGTCCCCGGGGCAGCCGGGGGCCGGAAACAGCTATCCAGAGCGGGCTGCAGGGCCCGGGACACTTGCTCTGCTCTCTCCGCGAGccgccgggggcggggggcagcagGCCCCTGCAAAGTCCCCAGAAAGTCGGGCAGCTGTGAGGGCAAAGAGAAGACTGGCACGCTGCGGAACAGGGCGGGCACAGCGTCCGCGGGCATCTGTTTGTCAAAGTAGGCCCCGACGTAGCGGCCGGGCGCGCGGCCCTGCAAGAAGTCTGGCAGCACGCAGCTGAGCGAGGCAGCGAAGGCATCGTGGGGGCCGTGCGCCCTGGGCGCCGAAGTGGCATCCTGCAGCCATTCGCGGCACAGCGCCACGGCCCCGGGCGAGAAGAGCAGGACCACCACGCCTCCCTCCTGCAGGGTCTGACGCCGCTGCGCGTGGAACCAGGCCAGCGCTCCCTGCGCGCTCAGATCGCGGCGGCTCCACAGGTCCACGGCCACGCGCAGCGGCAGCTGGCACAGCGCCGAGGCCAGGGCGCCCACCAGGCGCTCGAAGCTCGCGTCGTCGGCGGAGTAGAGGAGCAGAGCCGCACGGCTCCGGGCGGCAGCTGCGGGAGAGAAGAGAGCGGGAGGGAGACGTGAGCTGGCCCGAGGCCCGGCCCGCTGGGGGCGGGCCCCGCCCCGCTCTTGCTCACACTCACCCCCCGCGCGGATGTCCTCCTTCAAGAGCCTCAGCCACCCTGCGAGGGGAGAGGAGCGGAGGCAGCCGGTCAGCCCGGTCCCCGCTTTCTCCTGGCCAACTTCCAGTCCTGCCCCCTGGGGAATGGAGAGCTGGGAAGCGCTCACCTTTCACATGGTTCATTttgagaagaaggagaaggaaaagcacAGCGGCCAAGAGTAAGCAGGCCAGCCAGACCAGGACCCAGCGCTGGTGGATGTCTAGGAGAATGAAGGGAGAAGATGGGCTTGTTAAGAGACCCCCACTTAACGAAggagaaaaactgaggctcagagagatgaagtgaGTTGCCCAAAGTCAGAGCTCATAGGGTCAGAGTACAGGGTATGAACACAGATCAGTCTACTTGGGAGTCCTTGGATAAGTGACTTCACCTGCCTCAGTTTTCACCTCTGTAAAATTGAGATAACAATGGTATCTACTTCATAGGATTCTTGTGAGGACTATATGTATTGACCCACATAAAGTACTGAACATAATGCTGGATggacacagtaagtgctcagatGTCAGCTAAGATTATTGTCCCCACTCCAAGGCTAGGGTTGCTGGACTCTTGACCTCACTCTCTTGGATGACTGCAGCAGCCTTCTGTCTGATGTCCCTGAcctctttcttttttgcctctaACTCATTAtcacatagctcagttggtaaagaatccacctgcagtgcaggagacctggatttgatccctgggttgggaagatcccctgaagaagggaaaggctacccactccagtattctggctggagaattccatggactgtatagtccatggggtcccaaagagttggacacagctgattgactttcactttcattaccaCATGTCAGCCTGAGatctttttaaatgcaaatttgatTATAGCCTTTCAGGAAGCTCCTGCTATTCTTAATATAAAATCCAAATTGGTTACATTGGTTCCCAAGGCCCTACAATGGCCCTCATGTCCTCATCTCATGACAGAGGTCTACCTCTCAAAACACAGTCACACTGGCCACCTTGGAGTTCCTCAAAAAATCACCCAGGGTCTTCACAAAAATGCATCTTTACCCACCCCCTTCATCTAGCTCAGCCTTCAGAGTTCATGTCCAACCTTTCCCCTGAACTCACGTGACCTAGGTCAGCTCCCCTCTGTAAGCATTCAGGGCTTTGGACACTGGCATGAGGACAAGGATTGTGTGTCTGGTGATGCTGGGATCACCAGATTAGTTTGTGAATTAATGAAGGAATTACCCTCTGATTGATCTTAGCCAGGGAAGGACGAGGCCATTGTGTGTGCTTCCCTGGGAATGGTCCCTGTCAAGATTCCAGCTCCCGGTACAGACAAGGGCAGTTCTTGTAATACTCACACTTGTCCATGGGGCAGGCCCAGAGTGCTCCCAGGTCATTGTCCCACAGCTGTAAGatacaaacaaaagcaaatcCAGGGCCCCAGCTTGGTGTTCCACACCCACCAAATTCTGGTCCCAAATTTGCAGCTTCGACCATGCATATTTCCCCCCACACCCAGCAGGTTGCCACAAGCTGCTCTGCTTTGCTCATGCTGTGCCTGTTTTCTGGACTGTGCCTTCCTCCTGGTGCCAGAACTGGCCCACAGAAAGAGATCTTTCTTTGAATGTCCCCTGGAACCCAAAGCTTAACACATTGGTTATTGACTGTCTTAACCCAGTGGTTATCTGTTTGCTGGTTTCTTACCCAGCAGTGAGCAACTTGGGGACAGTGGCTCAACCCTTAGCTTTCCCCGGGCTAGACACAAAATAAGCACATGGGTGGGTGGGTTCTAGAGGACAGTGAGGAGAACCCTGCCCCAGAAGGGTTCTCTTTCCTGCTAGGCACAGGAAGAGGTACAAAAGGTTTAAGACAGGGTTTGAAGCCTGTTGTCTTTTGGCATTGGGAAGGGCACTCCTGCCACCTCCTTACCTGTAGACACTGGCCCGACTGCACGTCTTGTAGTAATTGCTCTCCAAGGCGAGCTGCCCTCTGCCAAGCCAAGGAGTAGGGGCTGTCACTTAGAGCCACCACACCTAGGGGACCACTAGACTACAGGTGGGCAGAAtagttggggtggggaggtggtgctGGGAGACTTTTGAGAGGCCAGTGAGAACAAGGCCCAAGTCTAAGTCACCCCCACATTCCCAGAGACCAGCAACAGGGCTTGGCTCAGAGGAGGGGAACGTCAAGAGAGTGAAAATTTGAGGTCAGGTATGAGATGGAGCTGGAAAGGGACATGGAGGAGGGTCCGCCATCCCTTACCGTGGATGCCCTGCTGAGCAGTGGGGTGCAGCCACTGGGTTCCAAGGCACAGAGGGAACCATTGTCCTGGGGGCCTCGTGTCTCCACCAGCAGCATGTCATCCTTGAGGGGCCCCAGGGAGTCTGGAAAGGGTGAGACCCACTCTGAGTTAGACCCAGCCCAACCCTGCTCCATGCCTGACCTTCACCCAGAAGCTGGCACTTCCTGGGTCCACCCCATCGCAGTGGCCTTGCCCCAGCTCCCCCCGCCCCGAGGGCCCACTCACCAGCCCACAAGCACTCTTGCAGCTGTAGCTTCTCCCAGGTGCTCACCTGCTCAGAAAAGGCCAGAGTTAGAGACATGAGGAAAAGAGAACCTGAGGCCAGAAAAatcaggagagaaggaaggagagacaaGGGGGAGGCCTGTCAGGTTGGGGGAGGAGGTGGTCTGGACTCTGGACCTGAACTTAGGCAGATCTAGGTTCAAGGCTGGTTAATGAGGAATCACTccatctttctcagcctcagccttGTGAGGTTATCTGTGCTAAAGGGCCTGACGGCCCTAAATTGCTTCCCTGTTTAACCTCTAAACTGTGTCtgaacttttttgtgaccccatagactgtagcccaccaggctcctctgtccatgggatttcccaggcaaaaatagtggagtgggtttatttccttctccaggggatcctcctaacccagggatgaaacctacgtctcctgcattggcaggcgtattctttaccactgagccacctgggaaactcagtCCTAAATTagctcttttcatttctttaaaaaaataaaatttgtttttgatgtggactattttaaaagtctttattgaatgttacagtattgcttctgttttatgttttggtttttcagctgcaaggcatgtggaatcttagctccccaaccagggatcaaacctgtaccccctccactggaatgcaaagtccactggactgccagggaagtccctactcttttcatttctgatagCACTTTATATACTCCCATCTCATCTAACCACCTTTTCAAAGAAGCCTCATCTGACTGCCCCTCTTGAAATTACAACTACAACCCTCCTTTATCCTTCCCCATCTTTTTCTATAGCAATTATACACAATTATAACAGACTATGTAATTTACTCATTATgtctattgtctgtctttttctatTAGAACATAAGCTCTCTAAAGGTGGGAATATTTATTGGTTTTATTCACTGACACAGCTATCCCAAGAGCCtaaaacagtgcttggcatatagtagttgctcaataaatcttgaattaatatttttataaccaCCTTTTGAAGTTGTAAAGCAACCTATTTCTCCAGGTAGGGAAATGGGATAATTATAGCAATTAATCAAAGCAGCTAAGGTTTGCTGAACATTTAGTTTGTGCCAGTCACCAACGTGAAgcacttatttaatcttcataaccaCTCTATGAAGTAGTTACTATCATCATCCCCATTAAATACATGAGGAGACTGACGTTCAGACAGGTGAAGTGCCCAGGCTCTCATGCCATGCACTGCTAAAGTAAATAGTGGAGCTCCTAAAGAGGAAGCCGGTAACCACTTTGCTCCAGGGACCCAAGGATAAAGTGGATCCAGAAGACTGGGGGTCCGTGTGGTCCTGTCCCCAGCTCAGTTCTCTGGCACCCCCTTCTTGCCTGGACACAGACGTTCGGGTGGCCTTTCAGCAAGGGGAACTCAAGAACCTTCTGTGGAAAGAGGATAATGCATGAGGTCATGAAAGTGGGCTCCTGggctccccttccttccccaacCCCAGAAACCTCCTGCCGCTTCACTTACATTCACAGTAACATTTTCTCGGGGCAGCGGCGGGACCAGCGGCAGGCAGGGGCCCCCATCCAGTGCCTGCCAACACAGAGTGGCCTCGGCGGGCAGCGAGCACGGCGCGTCTAGCTGCCAGCCCCGCGGGGGAAGCAGCTGCAACCGGGCAGCGCGCCAGAGGTTTCGGTGTGCGCGGGGGTCTGCAGGCAGAG
Coding sequences within:
- the IL17RC gene encoding interleukin-17 receptor C isoform X2, with protein sequence MPVPWFLLSLALGRNPVVLSLERVVGPQDTARCSPGLSCHLWDGDVLCLPGSLASAPGPVLVPTRLQTELVLRCHEETDCDLCVRVAVHLAVHGYWGDPDKEEKFGRAADPELEEPRNVSLQAHVVLSFQAYPTAHCVLLEVQVPAALVQPGQSVGSVVFDCFEAALGAEVQIWSYTQPRYQKELNLTQQLPDCGGLEVQDNIQSCWALPWLNVSADGEDVRLVLDVSEEQRFGLSLYWNQAQGPIKPWWHSNLTGPQTITLNHTDLVPCLCIQVWPLEPDSVRTSICPFKEDPRAHRNLWRAARLQLLPPRGWQLDAPCSLPAEATLCWQALDGGPCLPLVPPLPRENVTVNKVLEFPLLKGHPNVCVQVSTWEKLQLQECLWADSLGPLKDDMLLVETRGPQDNGSLCALEPSGCTPLLSRASTRAARLGEQLLQDVQSGQCLQLWDNDLGALWACPMDKYIHQRWVLVWLACLLLAAVLFLLLLLKMNHVKAAARSRAALLLYSADDASFERLVGALASALCQLPLRVAVDLWSRRDLSAQGALAWFHAQRRQTLQEGGVVVLLFSPGAVALCREWLQDATSAPRAHGPHDAFAASLSCVLPDFLQGRAPGRYVGAYFDKQMPADAVPALFRSVPVFSLPSQLPDFLGTLQGPAAPRPRRLAERAEQVSRALQPALDSCFRPPAAPGTGRGMGPEAGDRT
- the IL17RC gene encoding interleukin-17 receptor C isoform X1, with product MPVPWFLLSLALGRNPVVLSLERVVGPQDTARCSPGLSCHLWDGDVLCLPGSLASAPGPVLVPTRLQTELVLRCHEETDCDLCVRVAVHLAVHGYWGDPDKEEKFGRAADPELEEPRNVSLQAHVVLSFQAYPTAHCVLLEVQVPAALVQPGQSVGSVVFDCFEAALGAEVQIWSYTQPRYQKELNLTQQLPDCGGLEVQDNIQSCWALPWLNVSADGEDVRLVLDVSEEQRFGLSLYWNQAQGPIKPWWHSNLTGPQTITLNHTDLVPCLCIQVWPLEPDSVRTSICPFKEDPRAHRNLWRAARLQLLPPRGWQLDAPCSLPAEATLCWQALDGGPCLPLVPPLPRENVTVNKVLEFPLLKGHPNVCVQVSTWEKLQLQECLWADSLGPLKDDMLLVETRGPQDNGSLCALEPSGCTPLLSRASTRAARLGEQLLQDVQSGQCLQLWDNDLGALWACPMDKYIHQRWVLVWLACLLLAAVLFLLLLLKMNHVKGWLRLLKEDIRAGAAARSRAALLLYSADDASFERLVGALASALCQLPLRVAVDLWSRRDLSAQGALAWFHAQRRQTLQEGGVVVLLFSPGAVALCREWLQDATSAPRAHGPHDAFAASLSCVLPDFLQGRAPGRYVGAYFDKQMPADAVPALFRSVPVFSLPSQLPDFLGTLQGPAAPRPRRLAERAEQVSRALQPALDSCFRPPAAPGTGRGMGPEAGDRT
- the IL17RC gene encoding interleukin-17 receptor C isoform X3, which encodes MPVPWFLLSLALGRNPVVLSLERVVGPQDTARCSPGLSCHLWDGDVLCLPGSLASAPGPVLVPTRLQTELVLRCHEETDCDLCVRVAVHLAVHGYWGDPDKEEKFGRAADPELEEPRNVSLQAHVVLSFQAYPTAHCVLLEVQVPAALVQPGQSVGSVVFDCFEAALGAEVQIWSYTQPRYQKELNLTQQLPALPWLNVSADGEDVRLVLDVSEEQRFGLSLYWNQAQGPIKPWWHSNLTGPQTITLNHTDLVPCLCIQVWPLEPDSVRTSICPFKEDPRAHRNLWRAARLQLLPPRGWQLDAPCSLPAEATLCWQALDGGPCLPLVPPLPRENVTVNKVLEFPLLKGHPNVCVQVSTWEKLQLQECLWADSLGPLKDDMLLVETRGPQDNGSLCALEPSGCTPLLSRASTRAARLGEQLLQDVQSGQCLQLWDNDLGALWACPMDKYIHQRWVLVWLACLLLAAVLFLLLLLKMNHVKGWLRLLKEDIRAGAAARSRAALLLYSADDASFERLVGALASALCQLPLRVAVDLWSRRDLSAQGALAWFHAQRRQTLQEGGVVVLLFSPGAVALCREWLQDATSAPRAHGPHDAFAASLSCVLPDFLQGRAPGRYVGAYFDKQMPADAVPALFRSVPVFSLPSQLPDFLGTLQGPAAPRPRRLAERAEQVSRALQPALDSCFRPPAAPGTGRGMGPEAGDRT